In a single window of the uncultured Dysgonomonas sp. genome:
- a CDS encoding LptF/LptG family permease: protein MKMKILSILDRYIIKKFLGTYIFSIILIISIAVVFDINEKLDKFLDKKAPLTAIIFDYYVNFVPYYTNLFSALFVFIAVIFFTSKLADNSEIIAMLSNGMSFKRLMKPYMISAGIIAIFSFVLSSFIIPPANVTRIKFQNKYVRDKSVEYASGIQLQVDKGVILYIERFDNKTKEGYNLSLDKIEDKELKSRLTAQRIKYDTAYHWELYNYKIRELQGMKEIISNGDKIDTTLNVVPSDFLISVNDFEQMTTPVLYKYIQRQKDKGIATVGDVSITQFEIEFHKRFASVFSAFILTIIGASLSARKVKGGMGLNIGIGLGLSVSYIMFQTVSSSFAVSGTMPAWLAVWIPNLVFMAIAAYLYSRAPN from the coding sequence TTGAAAATGAAAATACTTTCGATACTCGACAGATATATTATTAAGAAGTTTCTGGGGACTTATATATTCTCCATTATTCTTATTATATCCATTGCTGTCGTATTCGATATAAATGAAAAGCTGGATAAGTTTCTGGATAAAAAGGCTCCGTTGACAGCGATAATATTTGATTATTACGTCAACTTTGTGCCCTATTATACAAACCTGTTTAGTGCTTTGTTTGTATTTATAGCCGTTATATTTTTTACATCAAAACTGGCCGATAATTCTGAGATTATCGCCATGTTATCGAATGGGATGAGCTTCAAACGGCTGATGAAGCCATATATGATATCGGCCGGGATCATTGCGATATTTTCATTCGTTCTCAGTAGTTTTATAATCCCTCCAGCCAATGTGACCCGTATCAAGTTTCAGAATAAGTATGTAAGGGATAAGAGTGTGGAATACGCTTCAGGTATTCAGCTTCAGGTAGATAAAGGTGTTATTTTATATATAGAGCGGTTCGATAATAAGACGAAGGAAGGATACAACCTGTCTCTCGATAAAATTGAAGATAAGGAGCTTAAATCTCGTCTGACAGCTCAACGTATAAAATACGACACTGCATATCACTGGGAACTGTATAACTATAAGATACGTGAATTGCAGGGAATGAAAGAGATTATCAGCAACGGGGATAAGATAGATACTACATTGAATGTAGTGCCCAGCGATTTCCTGATATCTGTAAACGATTTTGAGCAAATGACTACCCCTGTATTATATAAATATATACAGCGGCAGAAAGATAAAGGTATTGCAACTGTGGGCGATGTGAGTATCACTCAGTTCGAGATTGAATTTCACAAACGCTTTGCTTCTGTTTTCTCTGCGTTTATCCTCACTATTATAGGAGCTTCTTTGTCGGCCCGTAAAGTAAAAGGTGGTATGGGGCTGAATATAGGTATAGGATTAGGGCTTAGTGTATCATATATTATGTTCCAGACGGTTAGTTCCTCATTTGCCGTATCGGGGACTATGCCTGCGTGGCTGGCTGTGTGGATTCCGAATCTGGTGTTTATGGCAATAGCTGCATATCTATATTCCAGAGCTCCGAATTAA
- a CDS encoding hemolysin family protein: protein MDIFISILITLLFVFLNGFFVAAEFAIVKVRSSQLELKAQAGSRAAILSKKIVTHLDSYLAATQFGITIASLALGWIGEPVVSKIIKEVIGLFNIELAPSVLSTVSLITAFIIITILHIVLGELAPKSLAIQRSEQTTLAVAYPLHGFYWICRPFIWLLNGIANLVLKMVGLHTVSEQEVYSSDELRYLVDQAKESGKVDSTEFDIIQNAFDFSERTARQIMVPRTQVVAIDVNDYDEKTLEFVIEEGYSRVPCYEDNIDNTIGVVHLKDILKKMRISSGDVNIRSIIRPVSFTPETKRIGQLLKEFQVKHQQIAMVLNEYGGVEGVISMEDILEELVGEIQDEYDNEIPFVEQTGENTYSVIATAAISDINDELPHPIDKDKQYDTLAGYLIDKFGRIPNTHDKLEAEDYQFTVIKKNKTSIVVVQLKDLIAKEEADDAEQSKTTQI, encoded by the coding sequence ATGGACATTTTCATATCGATTTTAATTACTCTTTTATTCGTATTTCTTAATGGTTTTTTTGTTGCGGCAGAATTCGCAATTGTAAAAGTTCGGTCTTCTCAACTAGAATTGAAAGCTCAGGCAGGCAGCCGTGCAGCTATTCTTTCAAAAAAAATAGTAACACACCTCGATTCCTATCTGGCTGCGACCCAGTTTGGTATTACCATAGCCAGTCTTGCTTTAGGTTGGATCGGTGAGCCTGTGGTATCCAAGATAATCAAAGAAGTAATCGGACTGTTCAATATTGAACTTGCCCCGTCTGTACTGTCTACAGTATCGCTGATTACCGCGTTTATTATAATCACTATATTGCATATTGTATTGGGAGAGTTGGCTCCTAAATCATTGGCTATCCAGCGTTCGGAGCAGACAACGCTTGCTGTTGCATATCCTTTGCATGGCTTTTATTGGATTTGCCGTCCTTTCATCTGGTTATTGAATGGCATTGCCAATCTCGTACTCAAGATGGTTGGGCTGCATACTGTTTCGGAACAGGAAGTATATAGTAGCGACGAGTTGCGCTATCTGGTAGATCAGGCGAAAGAAAGCGGGAAGGTAGACAGTACCGAATTTGATATCATCCAGAACGCATTTGATTTCTCGGAGCGTACCGCCCGCCAGATAATGGTTCCGCGTACACAAGTGGTGGCCATAGACGTGAACGATTACGATGAAAAGACATTGGAATTTGTAATAGAAGAAGGATATTCCCGTGTACCATGTTACGAAGATAATATCGACAATACCATTGGTGTAGTCCATTTGAAAGATATATTGAAAAAGATGCGTATCAGTAGTGGAGATGTGAATATACGCTCTATTATACGCCCTGTTTCATTTACGCCCGAGACAAAACGTATCGGGCAGCTCTTGAAAGAGTTTCAGGTAAAACATCAGCAAATAGCTATGGTGCTGAACGAATATGGTGGAGTAGAGGGTGTTATCTCAATGGAGGATATACTCGAAGAATTGGTTGGGGAAATACAGGACGAATATGATAATGAAATTCCTTTTGTAGAACAAACCGGAGAAAATACATACTCGGTAATAGCTACGGCTGCCATATCCGACATCAATGATGAGTTGCCGCACCCGATAGACAAAGATAAGCAGTATGATACCCTTGCCGGATATCTTATCGATAAATTCGGGCGTATTCCAAATACACATGATAAGCTGGAAGCAGAAGATTATCAGTTTACGGTAATAAAGAAAAATAAGACATCGATTGTTGTGGTTCAACTAAAAGACTTAATAGCAAAAGAGGAAGCAGATGATGCTGAACAATCAAAGACCACTCAAATCTGA
- a CDS encoding ATP-dependent DNA helicase RecQ, which yields MDTYHKILKQYWGYEEFRPLQEDIIHSVSQGKDTLGLMPTGGGKSLTFQVPAMAMEGLCLVVTPLIALMKDQVDNLRQRNIKSLAVYSGMTRQEIITTLENAIFGDYKFLYVSPERLATQLFLSKLRDMNVCLLVVDESHCISQWGYDFRPSYLKIAAIREHLPGVPVLALTATATPEVIDDIQEQLHFSKKNVFRKSFERKNLAYIVRNTENKPEELVRLLEKIKGSTIIYVRSRQKTKEMSDFLIQQGFSADFYHAGLSSEDKSRKQSCWKNNEKRIIVCTNAFGMGIDKPDVRLVVHTDLPNSVEEYFQEAGRAGRDGEKAFAVILYHKNDSVKLKKRIRDEFPEREFISQVYDSLAYFFQVAEGFGVGMVYDFNIQQFCATYKYPLLPTHNALRILDLAGYIEYTDEIDNRSRVMFTVYRDDLYHYDFEREYEQLVNTILRLYTGLFTNYVTINEAEIGLKTDKSRKAVYEMLKMLDKRNIIDYIPHKKTPLVAYTRQRVDKKYLIIPRLVNEDRKDRFEKRILAMSHYAEQDELCRSRILLSYFNEKDISDCGQCDVCLAKNDSGMTNAKFNKISLDIKELLKDGERSIDDITGVLSDYQAQDVTGAIRFMTDRGVLEMQSGKIRMKNEK from the coding sequence ATGGATACCTATCACAAAATACTCAAACAGTATTGGGGTTATGAAGAATTTCGCCCTTTACAGGAAGATATTATCCATTCCGTCAGCCAGGGAAAAGATACGCTGGGGCTGATGCCCACAGGCGGAGGAAAATCACTGACCTTTCAGGTGCCGGCAATGGCAATGGAAGGTCTTTGTCTTGTTGTCACTCCGCTTATCGCCCTGATGAAAGATCAGGTGGATAATCTGCGTCAGAGAAATATAAAATCATTGGCCGTATATTCGGGGATGACCCGGCAGGAGATTATCACTACGCTTGAAAACGCCATCTTCGGTGATTATAAATTCCTCTATGTGTCACCCGAACGACTGGCTACCCAACTATTCCTGAGTAAACTTCGCGATATGAATGTTTGTCTGCTGGTAGTGGACGAATCGCATTGTATATCCCAGTGGGGTTATGATTTCCGTCCATCCTATCTCAAGATAGCGGCTATTCGCGAGCATCTGCCCGGTGTGCCTGTTCTGGCTCTCACCGCGACAGCTACCCCGGAGGTGATAGATGATATTCAGGAACAATTGCATTTCAGTAAAAAGAATGTCTTCAGGAAAAGCTTTGAGCGTAAGAATCTGGCCTATATTGTCCGTAATACGGAAAATAAGCCGGAAGAACTTGTCCGGTTGCTTGAGAAAATAAAGGGTTCCACCATCATCTATGTGCGTAGCCGCCAGAAAACGAAGGAGATGTCGGATTTCCTTATACAACAAGGTTTTTCCGCCGATTTTTACCATGCCGGACTGAGCAGTGAAGATAAATCACGGAAGCAGAGCTGCTGGAAGAATAATGAAAAACGGATCATTGTTTGTACCAATGCTTTCGGTATGGGAATTGATAAACCGGATGTGCGGCTGGTAGTGCATACCGACCTGCCCAATTCGGTAGAAGAATACTTTCAGGAAGCAGGGCGCGCGGGACGCGATGGGGAAAAGGCTTTTGCTGTAATCTTATACCATAAGAACGATAGTGTAAAACTGAAAAAGCGTATAAGGGATGAGTTTCCCGAACGGGAATTTATCTCTCAGGTATATGATTCGCTCGCTTACTTTTTCCAGGTGGCCGAAGGTTTCGGGGTGGGTATGGTATATGATTTTAATATACAGCAGTTCTGTGCTACTTACAAATATCCTCTTCTGCCTACTCATAATGCACTCAGGATATTGGATCTGGCAGGCTATATAGAATACACCGACGAGATAGATAACCGTTCGCGGGTGATGTTTACAGTTTACAGAGATGATCTGTATCATTACGATTTTGAGCGGGAATATGAGCAACTTGTAAATACTATCCTTCGTCTTTACACAGGTTTATTTACCAATTATGTAACCATTAACGAGGCCGAAATAGGCCTGAAGACGGACAAAAGCCGGAAAGCTGTATATGAAATGCTGAAAATGCTGGATAAACGCAATATTATCGATTATATTCCTCATAAAAAAACGCCTCTGGTAGCATACACCCGTCAGCGGGTGGACAAGAAATACCTGATTATACCACGTCTTGTAAACGAAGACCGTAAAGACCGTTTCGAAAAGCGGATACTGGCGATGAGTCATTATGCAGAGCAGGATGAGCTGTGTCGCAGCCGTATTTTGTTATCTTACTTCAATGAGAAAGATATCAGCGATTGCGGACAATGTGATGTTTGCCTGGCCAAGAACGATTCGGGAATGACGAATGCAAAGTTCAATAAGATATCATTGGATATAAAAGAATTGCTTAAGGACGGGGAACGATCCATAGATGATATAACAGGTGTATTGTCTGATTACCAGGCGCAGGATGTGACCGGGGCCATCCGTTTTATGACGGATAGGGGAGTCCTTGAAATGCAATCGGGGAAGATAAGAATGAAAAACGAAAAATGA
- a CDS encoding HAD hydrolase family protein, producing MSTVNYDLSKIKAFIFDVDGVLSPDSIPLSPEGEPMRMVNIKDGYAINLAVKHGYGVAIITGGDTEAVRLRFSRLGIKDIYMKSKIKIHDFNDYIQRTGYKPEEIMYAGDDIPDYHVMQSVGLSVAPADAAHEIRSMARYISHCKGGHGVARDIIEQVMKVHGKWMSEEAFGW from the coding sequence ATGAGTACTGTAAATTATGACCTTAGTAAGATTAAGGCATTTATATTTGATGTAGACGGGGTTTTGTCTCCCGATTCTATTCCCTTGTCTCCTGAGGGTGAGCCTATGCGTATGGTGAATATAAAAGACGGGTATGCCATTAACCTTGCAGTAAAACATGGATATGGCGTAGCGATCATTACAGGAGGCGATACGGAGGCTGTAAGGCTGCGTTTCTCCCGCTTGGGGATAAAAGATATCTATATGAAGTCGAAGATTAAGATACATGACTTCAACGACTATATTCAGCGGACAGGCTATAAGCCGGAAGAGATTATGTATGCCGGAGACGATATACCTGATTATCATGTAATGCAATCGGTAGGATTGTCTGTTGCCCCGGCTGATGCGGCACATGAAATAAGAAGCATGGCGCGGTATATTTCACATTGCAAAGGTGGGCATGGAGTCGCTCGCGATATAATCGAGCAGGTAATGAAAGTACATGGTAAATGGATGAGTGAGGAAGCTTTCGGTTGGTAG
- a CDS encoding DUF3788 family protein, which yields MEPKMLLRDPDIFPSEEVLENVLGESIYHVLASFLETITDEEYALVIEWRFYNDGKAWFGKVLYKKKTVLWLSVWEGYFKTSFYFTEKHLEKIAALDIAKTVKDEFAITKPAGRLLPMIFNISSQEQVKDLLTVVRFKKSLV from the coding sequence ATGGAACCAAAAATGCTATTGAGAGACCCGGATATTTTCCCATCCGAAGAAGTGCTAGAAAACGTGCTCGGAGAAAGCATCTATCATGTGCTGGCTTCTTTCCTTGAAACGATTACAGACGAAGAATATGCGCTGGTTATTGAATGGCGGTTCTATAATGATGGGAAAGCATGGTTCGGCAAAGTACTTTATAAGAAAAAAACGGTATTGTGGCTTTCGGTCTGGGAAGGATATTTCAAAACAAGTTTCTATTTTACTGAAAAGCACCTTGAAAAAATTGCAGCTCTGGATATCGCCAAGACGGTTAAAGATGAATTTGCCATAACAAAACCGGCAGGCCGTTTGCTCCCGATGATTTTTAATATAAGCAGCCAGGAACAGGTAAAAGATCTGCTAACTGTCGTTCGTTTTAAGAAGAGTCTGGTCTGA
- the tgt gene encoding tRNA guanosine(34) transglycosylase Tgt, which translates to MDFKLQYTDGQTKARAGLITTDHGQIETPIFMPVGTQGAVKAVHMTELKNDIEAQIILGNTYHLYLRPGLEILKQAGGLHKFNSWDKPILTDSGGFQVFSLAENRKLTEEGAIFRSHIDGSKHFFTPESVMDIQRVIGADIIMAFDECTPGDADYAYAKKSLDLTERWLDRCFTQFNGTECEYGYKQALFPIVQGCVYPDLRRRAAENVASKGADGNAIGGLAVGEPTEKMYEMIEVVNEILPADKPRYLMGVGTPANILEAIERGVDMFDCIMPTRNGRNGQLFTRNGIMNMRNKKWADDFSPIEENGASFVDTLYTKAYLRHLFITNEILGLQIASIHNLAFYLQLVKEAREHIIAGDFSGWKKEMVENVSRRI; encoded by the coding sequence ATGGATTTTAAACTTCAATATACTGACGGGCAGACTAAAGCCAGAGCAGGACTTATAACAACCGATCACGGACAGATAGAGACCCCTATTTTTATGCCGGTGGGTACTCAGGGGGCGGTGAAAGCCGTACATATGACCGAACTGAAAAATGATATAGAAGCGCAGATCATTCTGGGGAATACATATCATCTGTATCTGCGTCCGGGCCTGGAAATACTTAAGCAAGCAGGTGGTTTGCATAAGTTTAACAGCTGGGATAAGCCTATACTGACCGACAGTGGCGGGTTTCAGGTATTTTCTTTAGCCGAAAACCGGAAACTGACAGAAGAAGGTGCTATATTCCGGTCTCATATAGATGGTTCGAAGCACTTTTTTACACCCGAATCCGTTATGGATATTCAGAGGGTGATAGGGGCGGATATCATTATGGCTTTCGATGAATGTACACCGGGAGATGCTGATTATGCATATGCAAAAAAGTCTCTTGATTTGACAGAACGATGGCTCGACCGATGCTTTACCCAGTTTAACGGCACTGAATGTGAGTATGGGTATAAGCAAGCCTTATTTCCTATTGTGCAGGGTTGTGTCTATCCTGACTTACGCCGCAGAGCCGCAGAAAATGTAGCTTCGAAAGGTGCAGACGGGAATGCTATCGGAGGATTGGCCGTGGGCGAACCTACCGAGAAAATGTACGAGATGATTGAAGTGGTAAACGAAATACTACCAGCCGATAAACCCCGTTATCTGATGGGAGTGGGCACACCGGCCAATATACTGGAAGCCATAGAGCGGGGTGTGGATATGTTCGATTGTATTATGCCTACCCGTAACGGACGCAATGGGCAACTGTTTACCCGTAATGGTATAATGAATATGCGTAACAAGAAATGGGCTGACGATTTTTCTCCGATCGAAGAAAATGGAGCGTCATTTGTTGATACTTTATATACAAAAGCATATCTTCGTCATCTGTTTATTACGAATGAAATATTAGGATTACAGATAGCTTCTATACATAATCTGGCTTTTTACTTGCAACTGGTTAAAGAAGCACGTGAGCATATTATTGCAGGAGATTTTTCCGGTTGGAAGAAAGAAATGGTAGAGAATGTTTCAAGAAGGATATAA